The Litoreibacter ponti genome includes a window with the following:
- a CDS encoding succinylglutamate desuccinylase/aspartoacylase family protein translates to MARAPFKINGTEIAPGARATVNLPVSTLSDHTPVTMAVHVIHGKRAGPTMFASAGIHGDEVIGVEILRRLMHTPALATLRGTLLVVPIVNAFGFHNHSRYLPDRRDLNRSFPGSERGSLASRLAHIFMEQVVEQCDFGIDLHSAAIHRTNLPQIRVSGSDTSKMPMARAFGAPVILTSALREGSLRAAARDKGIDVLLYEAGEGLRFDEMYVRAGVAGILRVMVHREMLARKAVAKAKVAPVLAKSSKWLRAPAGGLLRSYKSEGEMVREGELLAMVSDPFGEAERELVASFDGVIIGRAVMPVVNEGDAVYHIAEVVSYAKAESAVEDLTSQLEEDPLFDEDEII, encoded by the coding sequence ATGGCCCGCGCGCCTTTCAAGATCAACGGCACCGAGATCGCGCCCGGAGCGCGGGCGACCGTAAACCTCCCTGTCTCGACCCTGTCTGACCACACACCCGTGACGATGGCGGTGCATGTGATCCATGGAAAACGCGCAGGCCCAACGATGTTCGCATCTGCAGGCATTCATGGCGACGAAGTCATCGGGGTCGAAATCCTGCGCCGCCTGATGCACACGCCTGCGCTTGCGACCCTGCGCGGCACGTTGCTGGTCGTGCCGATTGTCAATGCGTTCGGGTTTCACAACCATTCGCGCTACTTGCCGGACCGCCGCGATCTGAACCGCTCGTTCCCCGGGTCCGAGCGCGGCTCGCTGGCCTCCAGGCTGGCGCATATCTTCATGGAACAGGTGGTCGAGCAGTGCGATTTCGGGATCGATCTACACTCGGCGGCGATCCACCGGACAAATCTGCCGCAGATCAGGGTCTCGGGCTCAGACACTTCGAAAATGCCGATGGCGCGGGCGTTTGGCGCACCGGTGATCCTGACCTCGGCCTTGCGGGAAGGCTCCCTGCGCGCCGCGGCACGCGACAAGGGGATCGACGTGCTGCTCTATGAGGCGGGCGAAGGCCTGCGCTTTGACGAGATGTACGTGCGCGCGGGCGTCGCAGGTATTCTGCGCGTCATGGTCCACCGCGAGATGCTGGCGCGCAAGGCCGTGGCGAAAGCCAAGGTGGCGCCGGTCTTGGCGAAGTCGTCGAAATGGCTGCGCGCGCCGGCAGGCGGGCTTTTGCGCAGCTACAAGAGCGAAGGCGAGATGGTGCGCGAAGGCGAGCTGCTGGCAATGGTGTCAGACCCGTTTGGCGAGGCCGAGCGGGAGCTGGTGGCAAGCTTTGATGGCGTAATCATTGGTCGAGCCGTGATGCCGGTCGTGAACGAAGGCGATGCGGTATACCACATCGCTGAAGTGGTCTCTTACGCGAAGGCCGAAAGTGCCGTGGAAGACCTGACGAGCCAGCTGGAAGAAGACCCGCTGTTCGACGAAGACGAAATCATCTGA
- a CDS encoding AMP-binding protein, whose protein sequence is MSDRRPIDGLSHVIGASTPPLLDLTIPELLAQTAARLPDREACVFPAQDIRWSYAEFARQVDRLAAGLASLGLEKGYRVGIWSPNRVEWLLTQFATARIGAILVCINPAYRQSELDYALNKVGCAALITAQSFKSSDYIAMIRALDPRPSTLRHLIAMGDPPEGFLGFDDILSNDAPPEVAMDPHEPINIQYTSGTTGSPKGACLTHHNIVNNAYFTCATMGFTEADRLCIPVPFYHCFGMVMGTLGCVAHGATMVVPGEGFEPEATLQAVHDERCTALYGVPTMFVAEMALPSFDTFDLSHLRTGIMAGAPCPRAIMERVQRDMNMTGVTIAYGMTETSPVSFQSGLDDPLDKRVGTVGQIHPHVEVKIVDESGATVPPGTQGELLTRGYSVMQGYWGENAKTSDAIRDGWMHTGDLATMDAEGYVQITGRVKDMIVRGGENIYPREIEEFLFTHPDVAQAQVFGIPDDVYGEIVCAWLVLRDEASVSESDVQAFCKGQIAHYKLPAHVRFKDELPMTVTGKPQKFIMRDAMVAELANARDKAQESLAK, encoded by the coding sequence ATGAGCGACCGACGCCCGATTGACGGCCTGTCCCATGTGATTGGCGCGAGCACGCCGCCGCTGCTGGACCTGACGATCCCTGAGCTTTTGGCCCAGACCGCAGCGCGCCTGCCCGATCGTGAGGCTTGCGTTTTCCCGGCTCAGGACATCCGCTGGAGCTACGCCGAGTTCGCGCGTCAGGTCGACCGGCTTGCGGCAGGGCTTGCCAGTCTGGGCCTCGAGAAAGGCTACCGCGTCGGCATCTGGTCGCCCAACCGCGTCGAATGGCTGCTGACGCAGTTCGCGACTGCCCGTATCGGGGCCATTCTAGTCTGCATCAACCCGGCCTACCGCCAGTCAGAGCTGGATTACGCATTGAACAAAGTGGGCTGTGCCGCGCTGATCACGGCGCAGAGCTTCAAATCGTCCGACTACATCGCGATGATCCGCGCGCTCGACCCGCGACCATCTACCCTGCGCCACCTGATTGCGATGGGCGACCCGCCAGAGGGTTTCTTAGGCTTTGACGATATCTTGTCCAATGACGCGCCGCCCGAGGTCGCGATGGACCCGCACGAGCCGATCAATATTCAATACACCTCCGGCACAACAGGCAGTCCCAAAGGCGCCTGCCTGACCCACCACAACATCGTCAACAACGCCTATTTCACCTGCGCCACGATGGGCTTCACCGAAGCCGATCGGCTCTGCATCCCGGTGCCCTTCTACCATTGCTTCGGCATGGTTATGGGGACCTTGGGCTGCGTCGCCCATGGCGCGACGATGGTGGTGCCCGGCGAAGGGTTCGAGCCGGAGGCGACCTTGCAGGCCGTCCACGACGAGCGCTGCACGGCGCTCTACGGCGTCCCGACCATGTTCGTGGCCGAGATGGCGTTGCCAAGTTTCGACACGTTCGATCTGTCGCATCTGCGCACCGGCATCATGGCGGGGGCCCCCTGCCCCCGCGCGATCATGGAGCGCGTGCAGCGGGACATGAATATGACCGGCGTGACCATCGCCTACGGGATGACCGAGACCTCGCCCGTTTCGTTCCAATCCGGGCTCGACGATCCGCTGGACAAACGCGTGGGCACCGTCGGGCAAATTCACCCCCATGTGGAGGTCAAGATCGTGGATGAGAGCGGCGCAACTGTCCCGCCCGGAACACAAGGCGAGTTGCTGACGCGCGGCTATTCGGTGATGCAAGGTTATTGGGGCGAGAATGCCAAGACCTCCGACGCGATCAGGGACGGGTGGATGCATACCGGCGATTTGGCGACGATGGATGCGGAGGGCTATGTGCAGATCACGGGCCGCGTGAAAGACATGATCGTGCGCGGCGGCGAGAACATCTACCCGCGCGAGATCGAAGAATTTCTCTTCACCCATCCCGACGTGGCCCAAGCGCAGGTGTTCGGCATTCCCGACGATGTCTATGGCGAGATCGTCTGCGCGTGGCTGGTGCTGCGCGACGAAGCGTCCGTGTCAGAGTCGGATGTGCAGGCCTTCTGCAAGGGCCAGATCGCGCATTACAAACTGCCCGCCCACGTGCGGTTCAAAGACGAGCTGCCGATGACGGTGACCGGCAAGCCGCAAAAGTTCATCATGCGCGACGCGATGGTGGCGGAGCTTGCGAACGCCCGGGATAAAGCGCAAGAGAGCTTAGCGAAATGA
- the pcaG gene encoding protocatechuate 3,4-dioxygenase subunit alpha: protein MALKQSPSQTAGPYVHIGCVPSFAGLSGMYEGQDLGAHPMAGEGERVQVDCVLLDGAGTPVGDAMVEVWQPDADGRFDTGGAHGWTRLPADAETGAIHIDTICPGALPGQAPHLMLWIVARGINLGLHTRIYFGDLDNSKDTVLAAAGDRAHTMIAARDGARYAHTIRLQGENETVFLNV, encoded by the coding sequence ATGGCACTGAAGCAAAGCCCGTCCCAGACAGCCGGGCCGTATGTTCATATCGGATGCGTTCCCAGCTTCGCGGGCCTTTCCGGGATGTACGAGGGACAGGATTTGGGCGCCCACCCGATGGCCGGTGAGGGCGAGCGAGTACAGGTGGATTGCGTTCTTCTGGACGGGGCGGGCACGCCGGTGGGCGATGCGATGGTGGAAGTCTGGCAGCCGGATGCGGACGGCCGGTTCGACACCGGCGGCGCGCACGGCTGGACGCGATTGCCCGCGGATGCAGAGACCGGCGCGATCCATATCGATACGATCTGCCCGGGCGCGCTGCCGGGGCAGGCGCCCCATCTGATGCTCTGGATCGTGGCGCGGGGCATCAACCTGGGCCTGCATACGCGGATATATTTCGGGGATCTCGATAATTCAAAGGACACGGTGCTCGCCGCAGCCGGCGACCGGGCGCACACGATGATCGCAGCGCGGGATGGTGCGCGCTACGCGCATACCATTCGTCTGCAAGGCGAAAATGAAACGGTATTTCTCAATGTCTGA
- a CDS encoding D-lyxose/D-mannose family sugar isomerase, translating into MKRSEINTIIAQADDFIASFGFRLPPFAYWSPAEMQARKGEIGGITSARLGWDITDYGDGDFEKMGLFLFTTRNGVLSELEKKGGGMCYAEKIMISRENQISPMHRHIFKTEDIINRGGATLAIEMFESDAEGNLDPHADVPVACDGIPRILKAGDVLELSPGESVTLRPGNWHKFWGAGGDVLIGEVSAVNDDLTDNVFTQPIGRFAQVEEDVDPTHLLVSDYEAWGLLAK; encoded by the coding sequence GTGAAACGCTCCGAAATCAACACCATTATCGCGCAGGCTGATGACTTTATCGCCTCGTTCGGGTTCCGACTGCCGCCGTTCGCCTATTGGAGCCCGGCTGAGATGCAGGCGCGCAAGGGGGAGATCGGCGGCATCACTTCCGCCCGGTTGGGTTGGGACATCACAGATTACGGGGATGGCGACTTCGAGAAGATGGGCCTGTTCCTGTTCACGACCCGAAACGGCGTGCTGTCGGAGCTCGAGAAGAAGGGCGGCGGCATGTGCTATGCCGAGAAGATCATGATCTCGCGCGAAAATCAGATCTCGCCCATGCACCGCCACATCTTCAAGACTGAGGACATCATCAATCGTGGTGGCGCCACTTTGGCGATCGAAATGTTCGAAAGCGATGCGGAGGGAAACCTCGACCCGCACGCGGACGTGCCCGTGGCCTGCGACGGCATCCCGCGCATATTGAAGGCGGGCGATGTCCTGGAGCTTTCGCCCGGCGAAAGCGTGACATTGCGCCCGGGCAACTGGCACAAGTTCTGGGGCGCGGGCGGCGACGTGCTGATCGGTGAAGTCTCTGCGGTCAATGACGATCTGACTGACAATGTCTTCACCCAGCCAATCGGGCGTTTCGCGCAGGTGGAGGAGGATGTCGATCCCACCCATCTGCTTGTGTCCGACTACGAGGCTTGGGGCCTTTTGGCCAAATGA
- the pcaH gene encoding protocatechuate 3,4-dioxygenase subunit beta has product MNKVAPQDLDRHPPALTPDYRSTRLRAPSHKLLEIEQGPGELSGPTFGHDLLGPLDHDLIQNYAQPGQQPIGERIIVHGRLLDEQARPVGGALIEVWQANAGGRYRHKKDGYLAPLDPNFGGCGRMITGEDGAYSFRTIRPGPYPWPNGGNDWRPAHIHFSCFGESFAQRLITQMYFEGDPHIPLCPIVQTIPDPDAVESLVAKLDMEHTVPMDIRAYRFDIVLRGRGSTPFENRPEGN; this is encoded by the coding sequence ATGAACAAGGTTGCGCCGCAGGATCTTGATCGACACCCTCCGGCGCTGACGCCGGACTACCGCAGCACCCGGCTGCGCGCGCCGTCCCACAAATTGCTCGAGATCGAGCAAGGGCCCGGTGAGCTGTCCGGGCCGACCTTTGGCCATGACCTCCTTGGCCCGCTGGACCACGATCTGATCCAGAACTACGCGCAACCCGGCCAGCAGCCTATTGGCGAGCGCATCATCGTGCATGGGCGGCTTCTCGACGAGCAGGCCCGTCCGGTGGGCGGCGCGTTGATCGAGGTGTGGCAGGCCAATGCGGGCGGGCGCTATCGCCACAAGAAGGATGGCTATCTCGCTCCGCTTGACCCGAATTTCGGCGGCTGTGGGCGGATGATTACGGGCGAGGATGGCGCCTATTCCTTCCGCACAATCCGGCCCGGGCCCTACCCGTGGCCCAACGGCGGCAATGACTGGCGGCCCGCGCATATCCATTTCAGCTGCTTTGGCGAGAGCTTCGCCCAACGCCTGATCACCCAGATGTATTTCGAAGGTGATCCGCATATCCCGCTCTGCCCGATCGTGCAGACCATCCCGGACCCCGATGCGGTAGAGTCTCTCGTGGCCAAGCTTGATATGGAGCATACGGTGCCCATGGACATTCGCGCCTACCGCTTCGACATCGTGCTGCGCGGACGTGGCTCGACCCCGTTTGAGAACCGACCGGAGGGGAACTGA
- the bhcR gene encoding HTH-type transcriptional regulator BhcR, protein MLESAPKKRARGRPKAFNDKSEQNTVQSLERALSVLKHLAEQRGIALSDLAKETDQSPATLYRILTTFQLHQMTEFDENEQLWHIGAGAYRVGANYLRRTSVVERSRPVMRQLMQDTGETANLGVEQADMVLFVSQVETHESIRAFFPPGTQSKMHASGIGKALLAYYPPERLDQWFLQQRLTRYTDATITDPDVLRQELADIRVTGLSFDNEEKNIGMRCIASPVFDGFGEPVAGLSVSGPSSRMTDAMIDAIGAHVKAAAARVTEAVGGQPPER, encoded by the coding sequence ATGCTGGAATCTGCCCCCAAAAAACGTGCTAGAGGACGGCCCAAGGCCTTCAACGACAAGTCCGAGCAAAACACCGTGCAGTCGCTGGAGCGCGCGCTTTCCGTGCTGAAGCATCTGGCCGAACAGCGCGGGATTGCCCTGTCCGACTTGGCCAAGGAGACGGATCAAAGCCCTGCCACGCTCTACCGCATCCTGACGACCTTTCAGCTGCACCAGATGACCGAGTTCGACGAGAACGAGCAGCTCTGGCATATCGGCGCGGGGGCGTACCGGGTGGGTGCGAATTACCTGCGCCGCACCTCGGTGGTGGAACGCTCACGGCCCGTGATGCGCCAGCTCATGCAGGATACCGGTGAGACAGCGAACCTTGGGGTGGAGCAGGCCGACATGGTGCTGTTTGTCAGCCAGGTGGAAACCCATGAAAGCATCCGTGCCTTCTTCCCGCCCGGCACGCAAAGCAAGATGCACGCCTCTGGCATTGGCAAGGCGCTGCTGGCCTACTACCCGCCGGAGCGCCTGGATCAGTGGTTCCTGCAACAGCGCCTGACCCGCTACACCGACGCGACGATCACCGACCCGGATGTGCTTCGCCAAGAGCTGGCCGATATTCGCGTCACGGGCCTGAGCTTTGACAATGAAGAGAAGAATATCGGGATGCGCTGCATCGCTTCGCCCGTGTTCGACGGCTTCGGGGAGCCGGTGGCGGGCCTGTCGGTCTCTGGCCCGTCGAGCCGCATGACCGACGCGATGATCGACGCCATCGGGGCCCATGTGAAAGCCGCCGCCGCGCGCGTGACCGAAGCAGTTGGCGGCCAGCCGCCGGAACGCTAG
- a CDS encoding 3-keto-5-aminohexanoate cleavage protein, with protein MSEAQSVAGKPCILCCAITGSVPRKADNPAVPISVSEQVESSHAAVEAGASIIHAHVRKEDETPTSDPERFARLKEGLEKHCPGVIIQFSTGGRSGAGQERGAMLSLRPDMASLSVGSNNFPSRVYENPPDLVAWLAAEMRTHKVVAEVEAFDLSHILHAIRMHEAGTLYGKLYVQFVMGVKNAMPADREVFDFYVHTMRTRAPEAPWCAAGIGQNQIVVNEWAIAAGGHTRAGLEDNVRLDRETLAPSNAALIARAAELCEKYERPIATPAQARELLGLRPIQ; from the coding sequence ATGTCTGAAGCTCAATCCGTCGCGGGAAAACCCTGCATCCTGTGCTGCGCGATCACAGGGTCGGTGCCGCGCAAAGCCGACAACCCGGCGGTGCCGATCAGCGTCAGCGAGCAGGTCGAAAGCAGCCACGCGGCGGTGGAGGCCGGAGCGTCGATCATCCACGCCCACGTGCGCAAGGAAGACGAGACGCCGACCTCGGACCCCGAGCGGTTCGCGCGGCTGAAAGAGGGCCTCGAGAAACACTGCCCCGGCGTGATCATCCAATTCTCGACCGGAGGGCGGTCAGGTGCGGGACAGGAGCGCGGCGCGATGCTGTCCTTGAGGCCCGATATGGCCTCGCTTTCGGTCGGGTCGAACAATTTTCCAAGCCGCGTCTATGAGAACCCGCCTGATCTTGTGGCCTGGCTCGCAGCTGAGATGCGGACCCACAAGGTCGTGGCGGAGGTCGAGGCCTTCGATCTGTCCCACATCCTGCACGCGATCCGTATGCATGAGGCGGGGACGCTCTATGGAAAGCTCTACGTGCAGTTCGTTATGGGCGTGAAGAATGCCATGCCTGCTGATCGCGAGGTGTTCGACTTCTATGTCCACACGATGCGAACCCGTGCGCCGGAGGCGCCGTGGTGTGCCGCGGGCATCGGTCAGAACCAGATAGTGGTCAATGAATGGGCGATCGCCGCGGGCGGTCACACCCGCGCAGGGTTAGAGGACAACGTGCGCCTCGACCGCGAAACGCTTGCGCCATCGAATGCCGCGCTAATCGCCCGGGCAGCAGAGCTTTGTGAAAAGTACGAGCGGCCGATTGCGACGCCCGCGCAGGCGCGAGAGCTGCTGGGACTTAGGCCGATCCAGTGA
- the bhcA gene encoding L-aspartate--glyoxylate aminotransferase BhcA, whose protein sequence is MRTSQNPVFIPGPTNMPEHLRKAADMATLDHRGPAFAGMLKPALEGVKTILGTTDGEVILFPATGTGGWEAAVSNTLSPGDTVLAARFGMFSHRWIDLCQRHGLNVQIIETPWGEGAPIAAIEEALTNDKEHRIKAVLATHNETATGVKSDIAAVRGAMDAAGHPAMFFVDGVSSIASMPFHMDDWGVDVAITGSQKGFMLPAGLAICGISPKAVAAMETAKLPRTFFDFRDMRDSMAGGGFPYTPPVGLIHGLSVAVEDLLTEGLDNVYARHTRIATGVRAAIEAWGMTPYAKTPDLFSDTVTAVKVPDGFNGTDVVTRAASEYDMAFGVGLGEVAGKVFRIGHLGQLTDAMMLSGLSVAEMCMADLGYPIELGSGVAAAQSVYRHGDNVLALAAE, encoded by the coding sequence ATGAGAACGTCCCAGAACCCGGTTTTCATCCCCGGCCCGACCAACATGCCCGAGCACCTGCGCAAGGCCGCCGATATGGCGACCCTCGACCACCGTGGCCCCGCATTTGCAGGGATGTTGAAGCCTGCGCTTGAAGGCGTGAAGACCATCCTCGGCACGACGGACGGCGAGGTGATCCTGTTCCCAGCGACGGGCACCGGCGGCTGGGAAGCGGCCGTGTCCAACACGCTTTCCCCGGGCGATACCGTCCTGGCGGCGCGCTTCGGCATGTTCTCCCATCGCTGGATTGACCTGTGCCAGCGTCATGGTCTGAACGTGCAGATCATCGAGACCCCGTGGGGCGAGGGCGCGCCCATCGCGGCCATCGAAGAGGCGCTTACCAATGACAAAGAGCACCGCATCAAGGCCGTTCTTGCCACCCATAACGAGACAGCCACCGGTGTTAAGTCAGACATCGCCGCCGTGCGCGGCGCCATGGATGCCGCAGGCCATCCGGCAATGTTCTTTGTCGACGGCGTGTCCTCCATTGCGTCGATGCCGTTCCACATGGATGACTGGGGCGTCGACGTCGCCATCACCGGTTCGCAGAAGGGCTTCATGCTTCCCGCGGGCCTTGCAATTTGCGGCATCTCCCCCAAGGCCGTGGCTGCGATGGAAACGGCGAAGCTGCCCCGCACCTTCTTCGATTTTCGCGACATGCGCGACAGCATGGCCGGCGGCGGCTTTCCCTACACACCGCCGGTTGGCCTGATCCACGGCCTGTCCGTCGCGGTGGAAGATCTGCTGACCGAAGGCTTGGACAATGTCTATGCTCGCCACACTCGCATCGCCACCGGCGTGCGCGCCGCGATTGAGGCCTGGGGCATGACGCCTTACGCCAAGACACCGGACCTGTTTTCTGATACGGTAACGGCCGTGAAGGTGCCCGACGGTTTCAACGGCACAGACGTCGTGACCCGCGCCGCGTCGGAGTATGACATGGCCTTTGGCGTCGGCCTGGGCGAGGTCGCGGGCAAGGTGTTCCGCATCGGCCATCTGGGCCAGCTTACCGACGCAATGATGCTGTCGGGCCTGTCCGTGGCTGAGATGTGCATGGCCGATCTGGGCTACCCGATCGAATTGGGCTCCGGCGTCGCCGCGGCCCAGTCTGTCTATCGCCACGGCGACAATGTGCTCGCGCTGGCTGCGGAGTGA